A portion of the Streptococcus urinalis 2285-97 genome contains these proteins:
- the recO gene encoding DNA repair protein RecO, which translates to MQTKESQGIVLYNKDFREDDMLVKIFTETSGKKMFFVKRARKSTLASVIQPLTQANFLLKLSDSGLSYIDDYKEVETYKSINEDIFKLAYASYIMALADAAISDNEPDPHLFQFLQKTLTLMNEGLDYDVLTNIFEIQLLDRFGVQLNFDDCLFCHRKAQAFDFSYRYSGVICPEHFSKDERRAHVDPNVIYLINRFQNIQFDDLKTISIKTDMKVKLRLFIDSIYDEYVGIHLKSKRFIDDLAKWGDIMR; encoded by the coding sequence ATGCAAACTAAAGAGTCACAAGGAATTGTTCTCTATAACAAAGATTTCAGAGAAGATGATATGCTTGTCAAGATTTTTACAGAAACATCTGGGAAAAAGATGTTTTTTGTTAAGCGAGCTAGGAAGTCAACTTTGGCATCTGTTATTCAACCGCTAACTCAAGCAAATTTCTTATTAAAATTAAGTGATTCAGGTCTCTCTTACATTGATGATTACAAAGAAGTCGAAACCTATAAATCCATTAATGAAGATATTTTTAAATTAGCATATGCTTCTTATATCATGGCTTTAGCTGATGCTGCTATATCAGATAATGAACCTGATCCTCATTTATTCCAATTTTTACAGAAAACGTTGACATTAATGAATGAAGGTCTTGATTATGATGTATTAACGAATATTTTCGAAATTCAGTTATTAGATCGATTCGGTGTTCAGTTGAATTTTGATGATTGCTTATTTTGTCACCGCAAAGCGCAAGCTTTTGATTTCTCCTATCGTTATTCAGGTGTCATTTGTCCAGAACACTTTTCAAAAGATGAAAGACGGGCACATGTCGATCCTAATGTTATTTATCTAATTAATCGTTTTCAAAATATTCAATTTGATGATTTGAAAACAATCTCAATAAAGACAGATATGAAAGTTAAACTTAGACTTTTTATTGATTCTATTTATGATGAGTACGTAGGAATTCATCTTAAAAGTAAACGATTTATAGATGATTTAGCAAAATGGGGCGATATAATGAGGTAG
- the purC gene encoding phosphoribosylaminoimidazolesuccinocarboxamide synthase, with protein MSEELIYSGKAKDLFSTQDDSVVRVVYKDQATMLNGARKETIDGKGELNSQISALIFEKLNSAGIKTHFIKSLSKNEQLNKKVSIIPLEVVLRNVSAGSFAKRFGISEGITLNKPIVEFYYKKDELDDPFINDEHVLFLDLISEEQITYLKEETRWINTLLKSWFAEIGLLLIDFKLEFGFDQEGTILLADEFSPDNCRLWDAEGNHMDKDVFRRDLGSLTDVYQVVLEKLKELD; from the coding sequence ATGTCAGAGGAATTAATTTATTCGGGAAAAGCAAAAGATTTATTTAGCACGCAAGATGATTCGGTTGTCAGAGTTGTCTATAAAGATCAAGCTACAATGTTGAATGGAGCTCGTAAAGAGACCATCGATGGGAAAGGTGAACTAAATAGTCAGATTTCAGCATTGATTTTTGAAAAATTAAATTCAGCTGGTATCAAAACGCACTTTATAAAATCACTTTCAAAAAATGAACAATTAAACAAAAAAGTATCCATTATTCCATTAGAAGTTGTGTTGAGAAATGTTAGTGCTGGTTCATTTGCAAAACGTTTTGGTATCTCTGAAGGAATTACTCTGAATAAACCAATTGTCGAATTTTATTACAAAAAAGATGAATTGGATGATCCTTTTATTAATGATGAACATGTTTTGTTTTTAGATTTGATTTCTGAAGAACAAATTACTTATTTAAAAGAAGAAACGAGATGGATTAATACTCTTTTGAAATCTTGGTTTGCAGAAATTGGTCTTTTATTGATAGATTTCAAATTAGAATTTGGTTTTGATCAAGAAGGCACGATTTTATTAGCTGATGAATTTTCACCAGATAACTGCCGTCTTTGGGATGCTGAAGGGAACCATATGGATAAGGACGTTTTTCGAAGAGACCTAGGTAGTTTGACAGATGTTTATCAGGTTGTACTTGAGAAGTTGAAAGAACTTGATTAA
- a CDS encoding DNA primase family protein, with protein sequence MKEAYDLLYNLGEIWREENTIEKEIKKGDRKGETDKKVLMPSVSEAGNNIRKAFYFTFIGRGLTTDTSHLYIYHYDLGYYIASDDLLRKIILKFDIRLTSTRIQNEIKTFLRTVTKIKTPFNRYDIIPVQNSLFNIRTKQLEPFNPNYAITSKIKTAYNPTIKKPILNGWFDFDEWLNSLACGDEEIVTLLWQVLNEAINPNRTRKKMVIMLGEGNNGKGTFQALLEGLIGRDNISNLKPDQFAKDFYTQALDGKTCNIGDDISSKYLDEVSDLMSVVSGDPIQVNRKGKNTIEATYKLLCIFSANEMPNARNKTQGWYRRLCIVPFNADFNGQKERPEIKDEFMKNKELMEYVLFRILNMNDFEKFIEVKSIKPMLEDYKNNNDFILTWVNSFYIPNGWHEINHVPIFIARNKLKEFVEDLGIDRPQLGNFGTRLIKILEKETANKYKASNGTVSPLYYDALDPHGFQRERISKGGVWEIKKKG encoded by the coding sequence ATGAAGGAAGCTTATGACTTACTTTATAACTTAGGTGAGATATGGCGGGAAGAAAACACGATTGAAAAAGAAATAAAAAAAGGCGACCGAAAAGGAGAGACTGATAAAAAAGTACTAATGCCAAGTGTTTCTGAAGCTGGGAACAACATTAGAAAAGCATTCTATTTCACTTTTATTGGTAGAGGTTTAACAACAGACACCAGTCATTTGTATATCTATCATTATGATTTAGGCTACTACATTGCCAGTGATGATCTGCTTAGAAAGATAATCTTGAAATTTGATATCAGATTGACCAGCACTCGTATTCAAAACGAAATTAAAACTTTCCTAAGAACTGTTACTAAAATAAAGACCCCATTTAATCGTTATGACATTATACCTGTACAAAACAGCTTATTTAATATCAGAACTAAGCAATTGGAACCATTTAACCCTAATTATGCTATCACTAGTAAAATTAAAACAGCTTACAATCCAACCATTAAGAAGCCTATTCTAAATGGTTGGTTTGACTTTGATGAATGGCTTAATAGCTTAGCTTGTGGTGATGAAGAAATTGTCACACTTCTATGGCAAGTGTTGAATGAAGCAATTAACCCAAACAGAACACGCAAGAAAATGGTTATCATGCTAGGAGAAGGTAACAATGGTAAGGGCACATTTCAAGCATTATTGGAAGGATTAATAGGACGTGACAACATCAGCAATCTAAAACCTGATCAGTTTGCAAAGGACTTCTATACGCAAGCCTTAGACGGTAAAACTTGTAATATTGGTGATGATATTTCTAGTAAGTATCTTGATGAAGTTTCTGATCTTATGAGTGTTGTCAGTGGCGACCCTATTCAAGTTAACCGCAAAGGTAAGAATACTATTGAAGCAACGTATAAACTATTATGTATCTTTTCAGCCAATGAAATGCCAAACGCTCGTAATAAGACACAAGGGTGGTATCGTCGTTTGTGCATTGTCCCTTTCAATGCAGATTTTAATGGCCAAAAGGAAAGACCTGAAATAAAAGATGAGTTTATGAAAAATAAGGAACTCATGGAATATGTACTATTTAGAATTTTAAATATGAATGACTTTGAAAAGTTTATTGAAGTTAAATCTATCAAGCCAATGCTTGAAGATTACAAGAATAACAATGATTTTATTCTGACTTGGGTAAACAGCTTTTACATTCCAAATGGTTGGCATGAAATTAATCATGTACCAATATTTATAGCAAGAAATAAACTAAAGGAATTTGTAGAAGATTTAGGTATCGATAGACCCCAACTTGGTAACTTTGGCACAAGACTCATTAAAATATTGGAAAAAGAAACTGCCAATAAGTATAAAGCTTCAAATGGTACTGTAAGCCCATTATACTATGATGCCTTAGACCCTCACGGCTTTCAAAGGGAAAGAATTTCAAAAGGCGGAGTTTGGGAAATTAAAAAGAAGGGTTAG
- a CDS encoding helix-turn-helix domain-containing protein, which translates to MNKLKELREKSGDSQSEIADLLNVSPMTISRWEKEESLQIKPKYIEKLADHFGVSLSFLLGNEKDLEADTMVETDTEKDIPSFIEANKSAINLITGSVNKVKSTSEFLEKLVIENDEINKELLLQWLETVKVNMDNIESTYPVINNTQEKLVEFVELLDKITERVHRRKKLK; encoded by the coding sequence ATGAATAAATTGAAAGAATTAAGAGAAAAATCTGGTGATTCACAGAGTGAAATTGCTGATTTGTTGAATGTTAGTCCGATGACCATCTCAAGATGGGAAAAAGAGGAATCACTACAAATAAAACCAAAATATATAGAAAAGCTTGCTGATCATTTTGGTGTATCCTTATCATTTTTGTTGGGAAATGAAAAGGATTTAGAAGCAGATACTATGGTAGAGACTGATACTGAGAAAGATATACCTTCGTTTATTGAAGCTAATAAGTCAGCAATAAATTTGATCACTGGTAGTGTAAATAAAGTAAAGTCAACATCAGAATTCCTTGAAAAATTAGTGATTGAAAATGATGAGATAAATAAAGAACTATTACTACAATGGTTAGAGACTGTAAAAGTTAATATGGATAATATAGAATCAACTTATCCAGTTATTAATAATACCCAAGAGAAACTTGTTGAATTTGTTGAGCTTTTAGATAAAATAACTGAAAGGGTACATAGAAGAAAAAAATTAAAATGA
- the plsX gene encoding phosphate acyltransferase PlsX, translating to MKKIAVDAMGGDNAPKAIIDGVNRAIETFSDIEIQLYGDEAKIKTYLKDSDRISIIHTDEKINSDDEPAKAIRRKKQASMILAAKAVKDGEADAVLSAGNTGALLAAGLFIVGRIKGVDRPGLMSTLPTTDGAGYDMLDLGANAENTADHLHQYAILGSFYAKNVRGIKKPRIGLLNNGTESTKGDPLRKATYELLSNDNTLHFIGNVEARDLMAGVADVVVADGFTGNAVLKSIEGTAIGIMKQLKSAVNDGGFKSKLGALFLKDSLYQLKDSLDYSSAGGAVLLGLKAPVVKSHGSSDEKAIFYTIKQIRSMLETDVVNQLVETFSKEERADD from the coding sequence ATGAAGAAAATTGCTGTCGATGCAATGGGGGGCGATAATGCGCCTAAAGCTATTATTGATGGTGTTAATCGTGCCATTGAGACATTTTCAGATATTGAAATTCAACTATATGGTGATGAAGCAAAAATTAAAACTTATCTAAAAGACTCTGATCGTATTTCTATTATACATACAGATGAGAAGATCAATTCAGATGATGAACCTGCTAAGGCTATTAGGCGGAAAAAACAAGCTTCTATGATATTGGCAGCTAAAGCTGTTAAAGATGGTGAAGCTGATGCCGTTTTGTCTGCTGGGAATACAGGGGCTCTATTAGCTGCAGGATTATTTATTGTTGGTCGTATTAAGGGTGTTGATCGTCCTGGCCTAATGTCGACACTTCCAACAACAGATGGGGCTGGCTACGATATGCTTGATTTAGGTGCTAATGCTGAAAATACAGCAGATCATTTACATCAGTATGCTATTTTAGGCTCTTTTTATGCCAAAAATGTTCGTGGTATTAAAAAACCTAGAATTGGTTTATTAAATAATGGAACAGAATCAACTAAAGGTGATCCTTTGCGTAAAGCTACTTATGAGCTGTTGTCAAATGATAACACACTTCATTTTATTGGTAATGTTGAAGCTCGTGATTTGATGGCTGGAGTGGCAGATGTTGTCGTGGCAGATGGTTTCACGGGAAACGCTGTGTTGAAATCAATTGAAGGTACAGCGATTGGCATTATGAAACAATTGAAATCAGCTGTTAACGATGGTGGTTTTAAGTCTAAACTTGGTGCCTTATTTTTAAAAGACAGTTTATATCAATTGAAAGACTCACTTGACTACTCAAGTGCAGGTGGAGCGGTACTTTTAGGCTTGAAAGCTCCTGTTGTTAAATCACATGGTTCTAGTGATGAAAAAGCTATTTTTTATACTATTAAACAAATTCGTAGTATGCTTGAAACAGATGTAGTGAATCAATTGGTTGAAACTTTTTCAAAGGAGGAAAGAGCGGATGACTAG
- a CDS encoding DUF4298 domain-containing protein, translating into MDNKDIELIQQMENKYDNFMPALTNLIDSVEKFNSIYNNYIELNNFYGSEKWFEYMEIEKIPVKCGVLSEDQLYDMIGEHNELLGALLDLTSKMYKNFLQK; encoded by the coding sequence ATGGATAACAAAGATATAGAGCTGATTCAACAAATGGAAAACAAATATGACAATTTTATGCCAGCCTTAACTAATTTAATTGATAGTGTTGAGAAATTTAACTCAATTTACAATAACTATATTGAATTAAACAATTTTTATGGTAGTGAAAAATGGTTTGAATATATGGAAATTGAAAAAATCCCAGTAAAATGCGGTGTTTTATCAGAAGACCAATTATATGATATGATTGGTGAACATAATGAACTTCTTGGAGCATTGCTTGACCTAACTTCAAAAATGTACAAAAATTTTTTACAAAAATAA
- a CDS encoding HTH domain-containing protein — MKEKILLIKSAGKEGNFTMAPNRTVKPLESMSERTKRVLQLIPLGTERKITTKEIADILHVDRRIVFEEIERLVMDYAFPIVATRTGDNVGNYIPTTEAELNEGLEAFTRQIIQNLRRKEKLQNIDLNHVKERLDMVAREVESHD; from the coding sequence ATGAAAGAGAAAATTTTACTTATTAAGAGTGCTGGAAAAGAAGGTAATTTTACAATGGCACCAAATAGAACTGTCAAACCACTTGAATCAATGTCAGAGCGTACCAAAAGAGTTTTACAACTTATCCCTTTAGGTACTGAAAGAAAAATTACCACCAAAGAAATTGCTGATATCCTGCACGTTGACAGACGTATTGTATTTGAAGAAATTGAACGTCTAGTAATGGACTACGCCTTTCCTATTGTTGCAACAAGAACGGGTGATAATGTTGGTAATTACATTCCAACTACAGAAGCAGAATTGAATGAAGGTTTGGAAGCTTTTACAAGACAAATTATTCAAAATCTTAGACGTAAAGAAAAACTACAAAACATTGACTTAAATCATGTTAAAGAACGCTTAGACATGGTTGCTAGGGAGGTGGAATCTCATGACTGA
- a CDS encoding acyl carrier protein: MTREAIFERLVTLIREQRQDSSLDVTPHMSLKDDLGVDSIELVEFIINIEDDFNIEIPDDEVDNMTSMEDLLDYLQGKLNK, encoded by the coding sequence ATGACTAGAGAAGCTATTTTTGAAAGATTAGTTACTTTAATAAGAGAGCAGAGACAAGACTCTAGTTTGGATGTGACACCTCATATGAGTTTAAAAGATGACCTCGGTGTTGACTCAATTGAACTTGTTGAATTTATCATTAATATTGAAGATGATTTTAATATTGAAATTCCAGATGATGAGGTTGACAATATGACTTCTATGGAAGATTTGCTTGATTATTTGCAAGGTAAGTTAAACAAATAA
- a CDS encoding site-specific integrase has product MIKEIKNKNGTTVYRENIYLGIDSITGKPVNTSITAKTKRDLEKKKRDKFKDFESNGYTRRKAIKIDTYEELANKWFNHYKETVTPQTVKNTRVVLDKYLIPNLGHYKIKHLSVVLIQDFTDKMSKETSSRYILANTYNKSIIKYACQLRLLLYNPYDCIIKPKKENKKKKEKFYLDNDEVKQFLNALDQLSKTYKNNLYSTLFRFLLATGVRIGEAIALKWSDIYLENGVVYINKSYVNGQYKIGKPKTKSGYRDITIDNKTLLELKQHRMRQMQYYNEIGVHNDVVFSFGLPEYLTYSTIIRNLKRVTEKTDIPFFTCHAFRHTHASILLNAGVGYKEISHRLGHANISMTLNLYAHLSKDRDKETAEIFENAMAIL; this is encoded by the coding sequence ATGATTAAAGAAATCAAAAATAAAAATGGTACAACTGTGTACCGTGAAAATATTTATCTTGGTATTGATTCAATAACTGGTAAGCCAGTCAACACGTCAATTACTGCTAAAACTAAAAGAGACCTTGAAAAGAAGAAGCGTGATAAATTCAAAGACTTTGAGTCAAACGGATATACTAGACGTAAGGCCATAAAAATAGATACCTATGAGGAGTTAGCCAATAAATGGTTTAACCACTATAAGGAGACTGTAACGCCTCAGACTGTAAAGAATACCCGTGTGGTATTAGATAAGTATCTGATACCTAATCTTGGTCACTATAAAATAAAACACTTATCAGTAGTTCTTATTCAAGATTTTACTGATAAGATGTCTAAGGAAACAAGTAGCCGATATATACTGGCAAATACCTATAATAAATCAATAATCAAATACGCTTGTCAATTAAGACTACTATTATATAACCCTTATGACTGTATCATTAAACCTAAAAAGGAAAATAAAAAGAAAAAGGAAAAGTTTTATCTTGATAATGATGAAGTAAAACAATTTCTTAATGCTTTGGATCAACTTTCAAAAACATATAAAAACAATCTATATAGTACCTTGTTCCGTTTCTTATTGGCAACTGGTGTAAGAATAGGTGAAGCAATAGCACTTAAGTGGTCTGATATTTATTTAGAAAATGGAGTTGTCTATATTAATAAGTCATACGTTAATGGTCAATACAAAATAGGTAAGCCTAAAACCAAAAGCGGATATAGAGATATTACAATCGATAATAAAACATTATTGGAGTTGAAACAACATAGAATGAGACAAATGCAGTATTATAATGAAATTGGTGTTCATAATGATGTTGTTTTTAGCTTTGGTTTACCAGAATATTTAACATATTCTACTATTATAAGGAACCTAAAAAGAGTAACTGAAAAAACTGATATTCCATTTTTTACTTGTCATGCTTTTAGACATACCCATGCCAGTATATTATTAAATGCTGGAGTAGGTTACAAAGAAATATCTCATCGATTAGGTCATGCAAATATATCTATGACATTAAATTTATATGCCCATTTGTCAAAAGATAGAGACAAAGAAACGGCTGAAATTTTTGAGAATGCAATGGCGATTCTGTAA
- a CDS encoding phosphoribosylformylglycinamidine synthase translates to MNKRIFVEKKADFGIKSASLVKELTHNLQLTTLKELRIVQVYDVFHLAEDLLARAEKHIFSEQVTDRLLTEAEITAEFDKVVFFAIEALPGQFDQRAASSQETLLLLGSDSQVKVNTAQLYLVNKDIAEAELEAVKNYLLNPVDSRFKDITLPLEEQAFSVSDKTIPNLDFFETYTADDFAVYKAEQGLAMEVDDLLFIQDYFKSIGRVPTETELKVLDTYWSDHCRHTTFETELKNIDFSASKFQKQLLATYDKYIAMRDELGRSEKPQTLMDMATIFGRYERANDRLDDMEVSDEINACSVEIEVDVDGVKEPWLLMFKNETHNHPTEIEPFGGAATCIGGAIRDPLSGRSYVYQAMRISGADDITTPIAQTRAGKLPQQVISKTAAHGYSSYGNQIGLATTYVREYFHPGFVAKRMELGAVVGAAPKENVVREKPEAGDMVILLGGKTGRDGVGGATGSSKVQTAESVETAGAEVQKGNAIEERKIQRLFRDGNVTRLIKKSNDFGAGGVCVAIGELADGLEIDLDKVPLKYQGLNGTEIAISESQERMSVVVRPSDVDAFIAACNKENIDAVVVATVTEKPNLVMTWNGETIVDLERRFLDTNGVRVVVDAKVVDKDLTVPEARTTSAETLEADTLKVLSELNHASQKGLQTIFDSSVGRSTVNHPLGGRYQITPTESSVQKLPVQHGVTRTASVMAQGYNPYIAEWSPYHGAAYAVIEATARLVATGADWSRARFSYQEYFERMDKQAERFGQPVSALLGSIEAQIQFGLPSIGGKDSMSGTFEELTVPPTLVAFGVTTADSRKVLSPEFKAAGETIYYIPGQAISEEIDFDLIKANFSQFESIQAQHQITAASAVKYGGILESLALMSFGNRIGACVEIAELDSSLTAQLGGFVFTSAEEIAGAVKIGQTQSDFTVTVNGNDLAGASLLAAFEGKLEDVYPTKFEQADALEEVPAVESDAVIKAKEVIEKPVVYIPVFPGTNSEYDSAKAFEQVGASVNLVPFVTLNETAIAESVDTMVANIAKANIIFFAGGFSAADEPDGSAKFIVNILLNEKVRAAIDSFIEKGGLIIGICNGFQALVKSGLLPYGNFEEAGETSPTLFYNDANQHVAKMVETRIANTNSPWLAGVEVGDIHAIPVSHGEGKFVVSASEFAELRDNGQIWSQYVDFDGQPSMDSKYNPNGSVNAIEGITSKNGQIIGKMGHSERWEDGLFQNIPGNKDQGLFVSAVRYFTGK, encoded by the coding sequence ATGAATAAACGTATTTTTGTTGAGAAGAAGGCTGATTTTGGGATCAAGTCAGCTAGCCTTGTGAAAGAGTTGACACATAATCTGCAATTGACGACTTTGAAGGAGTTGCGTATTGTGCAGGTCTATGATGTCTTTCATTTGGCTGAGGATTTGCTAGCGCGTGCTGAGAAGCATATTTTCTCTGAGCAGGTGACAGACCGTCTTTTGACGGAAGCTGAAATCACTGCAGAGTTTGATAAGGTTGTCTTTTTTGCCATTGAGGCGCTTCCTGGTCAATTTGACCAACGTGCTGCTAGTTCGCAAGAAACTTTGCTATTGCTTGGAAGTGATAGCCAGGTTAAGGTTAACACAGCTCAGCTTTACTTGGTCAATAAGGATATTGCAGAAGCAGAGCTTGAAGCGGTTAAAAACTATCTTTTGAATCCAGTTGATTCACGTTTCAAGGACATTACCTTGCCACTTGAAGAGCAGGCTTTCTCTGTGTCTGACAAGACGATTCCTAATCTTGATTTCTTTGAAACTTATACGGCTGATGATTTTGCGGTCTATAAGGCAGAGCAGGGCTTGGCCATGGAGGTTGATGACCTTCTCTTCATCCAAGATTATTTCAAATCAATTGGGCGTGTGCCGACTGAGACTGAGTTGAAAGTTTTGGACACGTATTGGTCAGACCACTGCCGTCACACAACCTTTGAAACGGAATTGAAGAACATTGACTTTTCAGCTTCTAAATTCCAAAAACAATTGCTAGCAACTTATGACAAATATATCGCCATGCGTGATGAGCTTGGCCGTTCTGAAAAGCCACAGACACTTATGGATATGGCGACTATTTTTGGTCGTTATGAACGTGCCAATGATCGTCTGGATGATATGGAAGTTTCAGATGAAATCAATGCCTGCTCAGTTGAAATTGAAGTAGATGTTGATGGTGTTAAAGAACCTTGGCTCCTCATGTTTAAAAACGAGACTCACAATCACCCAACAGAAATCGAGCCATTCGGTGGTGCGGCTACTTGTATTGGTGGAGCTATTCGTGATCCTTTGTCAGGACGTTCATATGTTTATCAGGCTATGCGTATTTCAGGCGCAGACGATATTACGACTCCGATTGCGCAAACACGCGCTGGTAAATTGCCACAACAGGTGATTTCTAAGACTGCAGCGCACGGCTATTCTTCATATGGTAACCAAATTGGGCTTGCGACAACTTATGTGCGTGAGTACTTCCATCCAGGTTTCGTAGCTAAACGTATGGAGCTTGGAGCTGTGGTTGGTGCTGCACCTAAAGAAAATGTGGTTCGTGAAAAGCCAGAAGCAGGCGATATGGTTATCTTGCTCGGTGGTAAAACAGGTCGTGATGGTGTCGGCGGAGCAACGGGTTCTTCTAAAGTTCAAACTGCAGAGTCTGTGGAAACAGCTGGCGCAGAGGTACAAAAAGGGAATGCCATCGAAGAGCGTAAGATTCAACGTCTTTTCCGTGATGGCAATGTTACTCGTTTAATTAAGAAATCAAATGACTTCGGTGCCGGTGGAGTCTGTGTTGCCATCGGTGAATTGGCTGACGGTCTTGAAATCGATTTAGACAAAGTACCACTTAAATACCAAGGGCTTAACGGTACTGAAATTGCTATCTCAGAATCTCAAGAACGGATGTCAGTCGTTGTTCGTCCTAGTGATGTGGATGCCTTCATCGCAGCCTGCAACAAGGAAAATATCGATGCAGTCGTTGTTGCGACCGTTACTGAAAAACCAAATCTTGTCATGACTTGGAATGGTGAAACTATCGTTGATTTGGAGCGTCGCTTCCTTGATACCAATGGTGTCCGTGTCGTTGTTGATGCTAAAGTTGTTGACAAGGACTTGACAGTTCCTGAAGCACGCACAACTTCAGCAGAGACACTTGAAGCAGATACGCTTAAAGTCTTGTCTGAACTCAACCATGCGAGCCAAAAAGGTCTCCAAACTATCTTTGACTCCTCTGTTGGTCGTTCAACAGTTAATCATCCACTCGGTGGTCGTTACCAAATTACACCGACAGAAAGCTCTGTTCAAAAATTGCCAGTTCAACATGGTGTGACAAGAACAGCGTCTGTTATGGCTCAAGGTTACAATCCTTACATTGCAGAGTGGTCACCTTACCACGGTGCTGCCTATGCTGTTATTGAAGCGACAGCTCGCTTGGTAGCAACGGGTGCTGATTGGTCTCGTGCACGCTTCTCTTACCAAGAGTACTTCGAGCGTATGGATAAGCAAGCTGAGCGTTTTGGTCAGCCGGTATCAGCTCTTCTTGGGTCTATTGAGGCTCAGATTCAATTTGGCTTGCCATCAATCGGTGGTAAGGACTCTATGTCTGGTACTTTCGAAGAATTGACAGTGCCACCAACCTTGGTAGCTTTCGGTGTGACAACAGCGGACAGTCGCAAGGTTCTCTCTCCTGAATTTAAAGCAGCTGGTGAGACTATCTACTATATTCCAGGTCAAGCGATTTCAGAAGAGATTGATTTTGATCTTATCAAGGCTAACTTCAGCCAGTTTGAGTCTATTCAAGCTCAGCATCAGATTACAGCTGCCTCAGCCGTTAAATATGGTGGTATCTTAGAAAGTCTTGCTCTCATGAGTTTTGGTAACCGTATCGGTGCTTGTGTTGAAATTGCAGAGCTTGATAGCAGCTTGACAGCGCAACTTGGAGGATTTGTCTTTACATCAGCTGAGGAAATTGCAGGAGCTGTAAAAATCGGTCAAACTCAGTCAGACTTTACAGTCACTGTCAATGGAAATGACCTAGCTGGCGCAAGCCTTCTAGCAGCCTTCGAAGGCAAATTGGAAGACGTTTACCCAACAAAATTTGAACAGGCAGATGCTCTTGAAGAAGTTCCTGCTGTGGAATCAGATGCTGTTATCAAGGCTAAGGAAGTCATTGAAAAACCTGTAGTTTATATTCCAGTCTTCCCTGGTACTAACTCAGAGTACGATTCAGCTAAAGCCTTTGAACAGGTTGGAGCTAGCGTCAACTTGGTCCCATTTGTAACCTTGAATGAGACTGCTATTGCTGAGTCAGTTGACACTATGGTTGCTAATATTGCTAAGGCAAATATCATCTTCTTTGCTGGTGGTTTCTCAGCGGCTGATGAACCAGATGGGTCTGCTAAGTTTATCGTCAATATCTTACTTAACGAGAAAGTTCGCGCAGCTATTGACAGCTTCATCGAAAAAGGTGGCCTTATCATCGGTATCTGTAATGGTTTCCAAGCCCTTGTCAAATCAGGTCTTCTTCCATACGGAAACTTCGAGGAAGCTGGTGAGACAAGTCCAACCCTCTTCTATAATGATGCTAATCAGCATGTTGCTAAGATGGTTGAGACTCGTATCGCGAATACCAACTCGCCTTGGTTGGCAGGCGTTGAGGTCGGCGATATTCATGCCATCCCAGTGTCACACGGTGAAGGTAAATTTGTCGTTAGCGCTTCTGAATTTGCAGAGCTAAGAGATAATGGCCAAATTTGGAGCCAGTATGTGGACTTTGACGGACAACCAAGTATGGATAGTAAATACAATCCAAACGGTTCTGTCAATGCTATCGAAGGAATTACCAGCAAGAATGGTCAAATCATCGGTAAGATGGGACATTCAGAACGCTGGGAAGACGGACTCTTCCAAAATATCCCTGGCAACAAAGACCAAGGTCTCTTTGTAAGTGCAGTCCGTTACTTTACAGGGAAGTAA